The following coding sequences lie in one Sinorhizobium fredii USDA 257 genomic window:
- the ccoO gene encoding cytochrome-c oxidase, cbb3-type subunit II: MSILDKHTILERNATLLLIGSLLVVSIGGIVEIAPLFYLENTIEKAEGMRPYSPLELAGRDIYIREGCYVCHSQMIRPFRDEVERYGHYSLAAESMYDHPFQWGSKRTGPDLARVGERYSNEWHVQHMIEPRSVVPESVMPSYAFLKETPLEVKNVAMSLKANRAVGVPYTDEMIDSALADAKAQADPNADTSGLEARYPKAKLGDFDGDPQELTEMDALVAYLQMLGTLVDFSTYDDTTGYR, translated from the coding sequence ATGTCCATTCTCGACAAACACACGATACTCGAGCGCAATGCCACGCTGCTGCTAATAGGCTCGCTCCTGGTCGTTTCCATCGGCGGCATCGTGGAAATCGCGCCCCTCTTCTATCTCGAGAACACGATCGAGAAGGCGGAAGGCATGCGGCCATATTCTCCGCTGGAGCTTGCAGGGCGCGACATCTACATCCGCGAGGGCTGCTATGTCTGTCACAGCCAGATGATCCGTCCTTTCCGTGACGAGGTGGAGCGCTACGGCCATTACTCGCTCGCTGCGGAGTCGATGTACGACCATCCCTTCCAATGGGGTTCTAAGCGAACCGGTCCGGATCTCGCCCGCGTCGGCGAGCGCTATTCCAACGAATGGCACGTCCAGCACATGATCGAGCCACGTTCGGTCGTCCCGGAATCGGTCATGCCCAGCTACGCCTTCCTCAAGGAGACGCCGCTCGAGGTGAAGAACGTGGCCATGAGCCTCAAGGCCAACCGAGCGGTTGGCGTGCCCTATACGGACGAGATGATCGACAGCGCGCTGGCGGACGCCAAGGCGCAGGCCGATCCGAATGCCGACACGTCCGGCCTCGAGGCGCGCTACCCCAAGGCCAAGCTCGGCGATTTCGATGGCGATCCGCAAGAGCTGACGGAGATGGATGCGCTTGTCGCCTATCTGCAGATGCTCGGCACGCTCGTCGACTTTTCCACCTACGACGACACGACCGGCTATCGCTGA
- a CDS encoding CcoQ/FixQ family Cbb3-type cytochrome c oxidase assembly chaperone → METYTAMRHFADSWGLLAMLLFFLGVVTFTFRPGGKKAAQRAASIPLKED, encoded by the coding sequence ATGGAAACCTACACGGCCATGCGCCATTTCGCCGATAGCTGGGGGCTGCTCGCTATGCTGCTCTTCTTCCTCGGCGTTGTCACCTTCACCTTCCGGCCGGGCGGCAAGAAGGCCGCTCAAAGGGCCGCCTCTATCCCGCTGAAGGAGGACTGA
- the ccoP gene encoding cytochrome-c oxidase, cbb3-type subunit III → MADKHIDEISGVETTGHEWDGIRELNNPMPRWWVYSFYATVIWAVGYAIAYPSWPMLTEATKGVLGYSSRAEVSVELAAAKAAQAGNLDQIASSSVEEIIADRQLQQFAVSAGASIFKVNCAQCHGSGAAGGQGFPNLNDDEWLWGGKPEEIYQTIAHGVRHAGDGETRVSEMPPFSDMLTPEQMQQTAAYVVSLTQAPSQPHLVEQGKQVFADNCASCHGTDAKGNREMGAPNLADAIWLKGEGEQAVIAQMKTPKHGVMPAWLPRLGDEAVKQLAVFVHSLGGGE, encoded by the coding sequence ATGGCGGACAAACATATCGACGAGATCAGCGGAGTCGAAACCACCGGACACGAGTGGGACGGCATCCGCGAACTCAACAATCCGATGCCGCGCTGGTGGGTCTACAGTTTCTATGCCACGGTCATCTGGGCAGTTGGCTATGCGATCGCCTATCCCTCATGGCCTATGCTGACGGAAGCGACCAAGGGAGTGCTCGGCTATTCCAGCCGCGCCGAGGTCAGCGTCGAACTGGCCGCTGCCAAGGCTGCACAGGCAGGCAATCTGGACCAGATCGCATCGAGTTCGGTCGAAGAGATCATCGCGGATCGGCAACTGCAGCAATTTGCCGTTTCAGCTGGGGCTTCCATCTTCAAGGTGAACTGCGCCCAGTGCCACGGCTCGGGTGCTGCGGGCGGGCAGGGCTTCCCGAATCTTAACGACGACGAGTGGCTCTGGGGGGGTAAGCCGGAAGAGATCTATCAAACTATTGCTCATGGGGTTCGACACGCCGGCGATGGGGAGACGCGCGTTTCGGAGATGCCGCCCTTCAGCGACATGCTGACGCCCGAGCAGATGCAGCAGACGGCCGCCTATGTCGTGAGCCTCACCCAGGCACCCTCGCAACCGCACCTAGTCGAGCAGGGCAAGCAGGTCTTCGCCGATAATTGCGCTTCCTGCCATGGCACAGACGCGAAAGGCAACCGTGAGATGGGAGCACCCAACCTCGCCGATGCGATCTGGCTGAAGGGCGAGGGCGAGCAGGCAGTGATCGCTCAAATGAAGACGCCGAAGCACGGCGTGATGCCCGCGTGGCTGCCGCGCCTCGGCGACGAAGCCGTCAAGCAGCTCGCGGTGTTCGTACACTCGCTTGGCGGCGGCGAGTAA
- the ccoG gene encoding cytochrome c oxidase accessory protein CcoG, which produces MLHQPVTKASVERLDTGPVNAARVRGPLYEKRRKIFPKRAEGRFRRFKWLVMLVTLGIYYLTPWIRWDRGAHAPDQAVLVDLASRRFYFFFIEIWPQEFFFVAGLLVMAGFGLFLVTSAVGRAWCGYACPQTVWVDLFLVVERFIEGDRNARMRLDAGPWGLDKIRKRVTKHAIWLAIGAATGGAWVFYFADAPSLLASLVTLDAPPVAYSTIGILTATTYVFGGLMREQVCTYMCPWPRIQAAMLDENSLVVTYNEWRGEPRSRHAKKAAAAAEVVGDCVDCNACVAVCPMGIDIRDGQQLECITCALCIDACDGVMDKLGRERGLISYATLSDYAANTSLATSGGTAPINPTRVRDADGAFSDKVRHLNWRIIFRPRVLIYFGVWALVGLGLLIGLLARDRLELNVLHDRNPQFVVESDGSVRNGYMVKLLNMIPEQRTISLTIEGMPAATMRVAGQATGDGRSFAIGVEPDKVTPLKVFVTLPKASFAEAEEGFSIIAEDPSSDERDVYQANFNLPGAAR; this is translated from the coding sequence ATGCTCCACCAGCCCGTGACCAAAGCTTCAGTCGAACGGCTCGATACCGGACCGGTCAATGCCGCGCGCGTGCGAGGGCCGCTCTATGAAAAGCGCCGGAAGATCTTCCCGAAACGGGCGGAAGGCCGCTTCCGCCGGTTCAAGTGGCTGGTGATGCTGGTGACGCTCGGCATCTACTATCTGACGCCGTGGATCCGATGGGACCGCGGGGCGCATGCGCCCGACCAGGCTGTACTCGTCGATCTCGCTTCTCGTCGCTTCTATTTCTTCTTCATCGAGATCTGGCCGCAGGAGTTCTTCTTCGTCGCCGGGCTCCTGGTGATGGCGGGCTTCGGCCTGTTCCTCGTGACTTCGGCGGTCGGGCGGGCCTGGTGCGGCTATGCCTGCCCGCAGACCGTGTGGGTCGATCTCTTCCTCGTGGTCGAACGCTTCATTGAAGGCGACCGCAATGCGCGAATGCGCCTCGACGCCGGACCCTGGGGCCTCGACAAAATCCGCAAGCGCGTGACCAAGCATGCGATCTGGTTGGCGATCGGCGCTGCGACGGGCGGCGCCTGGGTTTTCTATTTCGCCGATGCGCCGTCGCTTCTGGCGAGCTTAGTCACGCTTGATGCGCCGCCCGTCGCCTATAGCACGATCGGCATTTTGACCGCGACGACCTACGTCTTCGGCGGACTGATGCGCGAGCAGGTCTGCACCTATATGTGTCCCTGGCCGCGCATTCAGGCGGCCATGCTGGACGAGAATTCGCTCGTCGTCACCTACAATGAGTGGCGGGGGGAGCCGCGCTCGCGGCATGCGAAGAAGGCGGCCGCGGCGGCCGAGGTGGTTGGTGATTGCGTCGATTGCAACGCCTGCGTCGCTGTCTGTCCCATGGGCATCGACATCCGCGACGGCCAGCAGCTCGAATGCATTACCTGCGCCCTGTGTATCGATGCCTGTGACGGCGTGATGGACAAGCTCGGTCGCGAGAGAGGGCTGATCTCCTATGCAACGCTCAGCGACTATGCCGCCAATACGTCCCTCGCAACTAGCGGCGGGACCGCGCCGATCAATCCCACACGCGTGCGTGATGCCGACGGAGCCTTCAGCGACAAGGTGCGGCATCTCAACTGGCGCATCATCTTCCGCCCTCGCGTTCTCATCTATTTCGGCGTCTGGGCGCTCGTCGGACTCGGTCTTCTCATCGGCTTGCTGGCGCGCGACCGGCTGGAGCTGAATGTCCTTCACGACCGCAACCCCCAGTTCGTCGTGGAATCCGACGGCTCGGTGCGCAACGGCTACATGGTCAAGCTGCTCAATATGATCCCCGAACAGCGCACCATCAGCCTGACGATCGAGGGGATGCCGGCCGCCACCATGCGCGTGGCAGGACAGGCGACGGGCGACGGACGCAGCTTCGCCATTGGCGTCGAGCCGGACAAGGTCACGCCGCTCAAGGTCTTCGTCACCTTGCCTAAGGCTTCGTTTGCCGAGGCGGAAGAGGGCTTCTCTATCATCGCGGAGGATCCGTCCAGCGACGAACGCGATGTGTATCAGGCCAATTTCAATCTGCCGGGAGCAGCAAGATGA
- a CDS encoding FixH family protein: protein MSMVTKQRTPARGFTGWHMVAVMGLFFGTIISVNFIMAWNASRSWSGLVVENTYIASQQFNGKVAEGRAFQASGIKGRLTAEPGAIRYVLTRNGEPERIIDKVVAVLKRPVEEHEDLRVQLHPRGEGAFVLAEELKPGQWIAAMTAMAGDAVVHRQTIRFIAEGGDK, encoded by the coding sequence ATGAGCATGGTAACGAAACAGCGCACCCCAGCCCGCGGATTCACCGGTTGGCATATGGTGGCAGTCATGGGCCTCTTCTTCGGCACCATCATTTCCGTCAACTTCATCATGGCCTGGAACGCCAGCCGAAGCTGGAGCGGCCTCGTCGTAGAGAACACCTATATCGCCAGCCAGCAGTTCAACGGCAAGGTAGCGGAGGGCCGCGCTTTTCAGGCAAGCGGCATCAAGGGTCGGCTGACGGCCGAACCCGGCGCAATCCGCTACGTCCTTACTCGCAACGGCGAACCGGAGCGAATAATCGACAAGGTCGTCGCCGTTCTCAAGCGGCCGGTTGAGGAGCATGAGGACCTTCGCGTACAGCTCCATCCTCGGGGCGAGGGCGCTTTTGTTTTGGCTGAAGAGCTGAAGCCCGGTCAATGGATCGCCGCCATGACGGCCATGGCGGGGGATGCTGTGGTCCACCGCCAGACTATCCGCTTCATTGCAGAGGGAGGAGACAAATGA
- a CDS encoding cation-translocating P-type ATPase, which yields MSCCAVGAATMMVSEGGQALPASEELWLASRDLGGGLRQTELSVPDAYCGACIAMIEGALRAKPEVERARVNLSSRRVSIVWKEEVDARRTDPCDFLHAIAERGYQAHLFSPGGDEDDGLLKQLILAVAVSGFAATNIMLLSVSVWSGADAATRDLFHWISALIAGPALIYTGRFFYQSAWNALRHGRTNMDVPIALAVTLSYGMSLYETIGHGEHAWFDASVTLLFFLLIGRTLDHMMRGRARTAISGLARLSPRGATVVHPDGSREYRAVDEIRPGERLIVAAGERIPVDGRVLSGTSDLDRSVVNGESSPTVVATGDTVQAGTLNLTGPLTLEATAAARDSFIAEIIGLMEAAEGGRARYRRIADRAARYYSPAVHLLALVTFIGWMLVEGDVRHAMLIAVAVLIITCPCALGLAVPVVQVVAAGRLFQGGVMVKDGSAMERLAEIDTVLLDKTGTLTIGRPRLVNAHEFAPGRLAMAAAIAVHSRHPIAMAIQNAVGAVSPLAGDIREIPGAGIEVKTKNGLYRLGSRDFAVGEPGSDDGQSEAILSLDFRELACFRFEDRLRPATRESIEALGRLDIATGILSGDREPVVAALASNLGISNWRAELSPREKVEECATAAEAGHKALVVGDGINDAPVLRAAHVSMAPATAADVARQAADFVFMHQALSAVPFAIETSRHAGRLVRQNFALAIGYNIIAVPLAILGYATPLVAAVAMSTSSLVVVVNALRLKRTLVGGKAATPTTSMHSSRVTS from the coding sequence ATGAGCTGCTGCGCCGTCGGTGCCGCAACCATGATGGTTTCCGAAGGAGGGCAGGCGCTGCCCGCCTCCGAAGAGCTTTGGCTTGCGAGCCGGGACCTCGGAGGCGGGTTGCGCCAGACGGAGCTAAGCGTCCCCGACGCCTATTGCGGCGCCTGCATCGCCATGATCGAAGGAGCGCTGCGTGCCAAGCCCGAAGTCGAACGCGCCCGCGTCAATCTCTCCTCCCGTCGCGTTTCAATCGTCTGGAAGGAGGAAGTTGACGCTCGCCGCACCGATCCCTGTGATTTTTTGCATGCCATCGCTGAGCGTGGCTATCAGGCGCACCTTTTTTCGCCCGGCGGGGACGAAGACGATGGCCTGCTGAAGCAGTTGATCCTCGCGGTTGCCGTTTCCGGCTTCGCCGCAACCAATATCATGCTGCTTTCCGTTTCCGTCTGGTCAGGGGCGGATGCGGCCACCCGCGATCTCTTCCACTGGATCTCGGCGCTGATCGCCGGACCAGCACTGATCTATACAGGTCGCTTCTTCTACCAGTCGGCATGGAATGCCCTCCGCCATGGGCGAACAAACATGGATGTACCGATCGCACTCGCCGTCACTCTTTCCTATGGCATGTCGCTCTACGAGACGATCGGCCATGGCGAACATGCCTGGTTCGATGCATCCGTGACCTTGCTGTTCTTCCTGTTGATCGGCCGTACGCTCGATCACATGATGCGGGGCCGTGCAAGAACGGCAATCAGCGGTCTCGCACGTCTGTCGCCGCGCGGCGCCACGGTTGTCCATCCGGATGGCTCGCGCGAGTACCGCGCTGTCGATGAGATCAGGCCAGGCGAACGCCTGATCGTAGCTGCTGGCGAGCGTATCCCGGTTGATGGACGCGTGCTGTCCGGGACGAGCGATCTCGATCGCTCCGTCGTCAACGGCGAGAGCTCGCCGACGGTAGTCGCCACAGGCGACACGGTTCAGGCCGGCACGCTCAACCTCACGGGACCGCTCACGCTTGAGGCGACGGCCGCGGCGCGCGACTCGTTCATCGCCGAAATTATCGGATTGATGGAGGCTGCCGAAGGGGGGAGGGCGCGCTACCGACGCATTGCCGACCGCGCCGCTCGTTACTACTCGCCGGCCGTCCATCTGCTGGCGCTCGTGACCTTCATCGGCTGGATGCTGGTGGAGGGCGATGTCCGCCATGCCATGCTGATCGCGGTGGCGGTGCTCATCATCACGTGTCCCTGCGCACTCGGTCTTGCCGTTCCGGTCGTCCAGGTCGTTGCAGCCGGGCGGCTTTTCCAAGGCGGCGTCATGGTCAAGGATGGCTCGGCGATGGAGCGTCTCGCTGAGATCGACACAGTGCTCCTGGATAAGACCGGCACGCTGACCATCGGCAGACCACGGCTTGTGAACGCGCACGAATTCGCACCGGGTCGGCTCGCGATGGCAGCGGCTATTGCGGTGCATTCGCGCCATCCGATCGCAATGGCGATCCAGAACGCGGTAGGGGCAGTCTCGCCGCTTGCCGGCGATATCCGGGAAATTCCCGGCGCAGGCATCGAAGTGAAGACCAAGAACGGCCTCTACCGGCTCGGGAGCCGCGATTTTGCGGTCGGCGAGCCGGGGTCTGACGATGGGCAATCGGAGGCAATCCTGTCGTTGGATTTTCGTGAGCTTGCCTGCTTCCGCTTCGAGGACCGGCTGCGGCCGGCAACCCGCGAATCGATCGAAGCCCTCGGCCGGCTGGATATTGCGACCGGAATCCTCTCCGGCGACCGGGAGCCTGTGGTAGCGGCCCTCGCCAGCAATTTGGGGATCTCGAACTGGCGTGCCGAACTCTCGCCACGCGAAAAGGTCGAGGAATGCGCCACTGCCGCCGAGGCAGGTCACAAGGCCCTGGTGGTGGGGGACGGCATAAACGACGCGCCCGTTCTGCGTGCGGCGCACGTTTCGATGGCGCCCGCGACTGCCGCCGATGTCGCACGTCAGGCTGCCGACTTCGTCTTCATGCATCAGGCCCTATCGGCAGTCCCCTTCGCTATCGAGACTTCGCGGCATGCCGGCCGCCTTGTCCGGCAGAACTTCGCGCTGGCGATCGGCTACAACATCATCGCCGTGCCGCTCGCCATCCTCGGCTACGCGACCCCGCTGGTTGCCGCTGTCGCTATGTCCACCTCGTCGCTCGTGGTCGTGGTCAATGCTCTGAGACTGAAGCGCACTCTTGTCGGCGGTAAGGCCGCAACCCCAACCACATCGATGCATTCAAGCAGGGTGACCTCATGA
- the ccoS gene encoding cbb3-type cytochrome oxidase assembly protein CcoS, translating into MNTLIYLIPIALILGGLGLVAFLWALKSGQYEDLDGASWRVLDDGDGKR; encoded by the coding sequence ATGAACACCCTCATCTATCTCATTCCTATCGCACTCATTCTAGGCGGTCTGGGGCTCGTCGCATTTCTGTGGGCGCTCAAGAGCGGGCAGTACGAGGACCTCGACGGGGCGTCCTGGCGGGTCCTCGACGACGGCGATGGCAAGCGGTGA
- a CDS encoding Crp/Fnr family transcriptional regulator — MKTLQLTASDRMTFLGSRFFARLPRSTVEAILEGARLSTYEEHDVLFHQGDSIEDVFFVLSGLVRLYRIGKDGREADVAVFPKGEMFAENAMFLGRATASAEAAEASIIARLQSAKLRHLAAQDPDVAQAFIEHLCHRGKMTEDLLAQDRLLTAPQRVASYILSHCPNGSTSFSFRLPFQKSVLAGKLGLAPEALSRAFSALRQSGVRVKGRMIEIHDRHALERF; from the coding sequence ATGAAGACCCTGCAATTGACTGCAAGCGATAGGATGACCTTCTTGGGTTCCCGCTTCTTCGCGCGGCTGCCGCGCTCCACCGTCGAGGCTATTCTCGAGGGCGCCAGGCTCTCCACCTACGAAGAGCACGATGTCCTGTTCCATCAGGGTGACAGCATCGAAGATGTTTTCTTTGTGCTCTCTGGCCTGGTCCGACTCTATCGCATTGGCAAGGACGGGCGCGAAGCCGATGTCGCGGTGTTCCCCAAAGGCGAAATGTTCGCCGAAAACGCAATGTTCTTGGGTCGTGCCACCGCTAGTGCGGAGGCTGCCGAAGCCTCGATCATTGCGCGTCTGCAAAGCGCCAAGCTGCGCCACCTGGCCGCTCAAGACCCGGATGTGGCGCAGGCATTCATCGAGCATCTCTGCCATCGTGGCAAGATGACGGAAGACCTACTCGCTCAAGATCGTCTGCTGACTGCGCCTCAGCGAGTTGCAAGCTATATCCTCAGTCATTGTCCAAACGGCTCGACCAGCTTCTCGTTCCGCCTGCCATTCCAGAAGAGCGTGCTCGCGGGCAAGCTTGGACTCGCCCCGGAAGCCCTTTCGCGCGCGTTTTCGGCCCTGCGCCAATCAGGTGTCAGGGTAAAAGGCCGGATGATCGAGATTCACGACCGGCACGCGCTCGAACGATTCTGA
- a CDS encoding DUF1275 domain-containing protein, whose translation MFELKRELLRTAWLQGRKDLRQEQSAIRLTSATLLHFAFRCSAAKCRRFHSRPSYTSHMPGIVSAIADNIVLGDIELVTVGLGALLSFIAGAAVSAGGYGTYGVCLVGRC comes from the coding sequence ATGTTTGAGCTCAAACGTGAGCTTTTACGCACAGCTTGGCTCCAAGGCCGCAAGGATCTGCGTCAGGAACAGTCGGCGATAAGGTTGACGTCGGCCACCTTGTTGCATTTTGCCTTTCGTTGCAGCGCAGCTAAATGCCGGCGGTTTCATAGCCGTCCATCATATACTTCGCACATGCCGGGCATCGTCTCGGCAATCGCCGACAATATCGTGCTCGGTGATATCGAGCTGGTTACAGTCGGTCTCGGAGCACTGTTGTCGTTCATTGCTGGTGCCGCCGTTTCGGCCGGAGGTTACGGGACGTACGGCGTTTGCCTTGTGGGTCGCTGTTGA
- a CDS encoding LysE family translocator, producing the protein MVTLYFVLSTLLILLTPGPTNTVLATCGASLGIRHAAIMPFAEAIGYFLAVSFFVVLADRVQGNASAFVATKLLAAGWLLYSAVKLWGMPLRTDAKSARQLFVRVLLTTIVNPKAMLVGAVLIPSEADVAVSIWVATYAAMSTLVGFGWVVFGACLPFGVRRHSYKLASLVLGGFSMAAMASALSG; encoded by the coding sequence ATGGTCACGCTGTACTTCGTCCTGTCCACTCTCCTGATCCTGCTGACGCCAGGTCCGACGAACACCGTCCTGGCCACATGCGGAGCATCGCTTGGCATTCGACACGCGGCAATAATGCCCTTTGCAGAAGCAATTGGGTATTTCCTGGCCGTGTCGTTCTTTGTCGTGTTGGCCGATCGCGTCCAGGGAAACGCGAGCGCATTCGTCGCAACGAAGTTGCTGGCGGCGGGCTGGTTGCTGTATTCGGCGGTCAAGCTTTGGGGCATGCCGTTGCGAACGGATGCGAAGTCGGCCCGGCAGTTGTTCGTTCGCGTATTGCTGACCACCATCGTCAACCCGAAGGCCATGCTGGTCGGAGCGGTGCTGATACCGTCGGAGGCTGACGTCGCAGTCTCCATTTGGGTGGCGACCTACGCAGCCATGTCGACGCTCGTCGGTTTTGGCTGGGTTGTCTTCGGCGCCTGCTTGCCCTTCGGGGTGCGACGGCACTCCTACAAACTGGCGTCATTGGTCTTGGGTGGGTTCTCGATGGCGGCCATGGCAAGCGCGCTATCCGGCTAG
- a CDS encoding YcnI family copper-binding membrane protein, with translation MFKKRSLVAAVLAVVSTAASAHTTLEATEAPVGASHKAVFRVPHGCEGKPTNVVRVQIPEGVIAVKPMPKSGWTLEKVTGAYAKSYDYHGTPVKEGVKEVLWKSGNLGDDEYDEFVVRVYLTPDLPVGKMLYFPTVQECPEGAVERWIEIPVEGQNGDDLEFPAPGIKLLEKKGGH, from the coding sequence ATGTTTAAGAAACGGTCATTAGTCGCCGCGGTGCTCGCTGTGGTTTCGACAGCCGCGTCGGCCCACACCACACTCGAAGCAACAGAGGCCCCGGTCGGCGCAAGTCACAAAGCCGTCTTCCGCGTGCCACATGGTTGCGAGGGCAAGCCGACCAATGTGGTGCGCGTCCAGATTCCGGAAGGTGTAATCGCCGTAAAGCCGATGCCGAAGTCCGGCTGGACCCTGGAAAAGGTCACCGGGGCATACGCGAAATCCTACGACTATCACGGCACTCCGGTGAAGGAAGGTGTGAAGGAGGTGCTGTGGAAGAGCGGCAACCTGGGTGACGACGAATATGACGAGTTCGTAGTACGCGTCTATCTGACGCCGGACCTGCCGGTGGGCAAGATGCTCTACTTCCCGACTGTGCAGGAATGCCCCGAAGGCGCAGTCGAACGGTGGATCGAGATTCCCGTCGAAGGCCAGAACGGCGACGATCTCGAATTTCCGGCGCCCGGCATAAAGCTGCTCGAGAAAAAGGGAGGCCACTGA
- a CDS encoding copper resistance CopC/CopD family protein produces MTAAPKMRLNESWSRLARVLAFSVLAFSAWFWLAVAAFAHASFVGSNPAGDAVVAEAPATFSLTFSEPVSPLSLRLVKPDGSSFGLERFVLRDRTLEIELPPSLVRGTHVLSWRVVSEDGHPVGGSVVFSIGAPSTTPAASTVKIERDVGTAIWLAKIALYLGLFLGIGGSFAVTWLGRGERSGSFAILVLLGIALVATPLSVGFQGIDALDVPFRRLLDLAIWQAGMSTSFGRTSVVAALAFLSAICALAAKADRGRLLSLIALVGTGLALALSGHASSADPQWLTRPMVFLHGVGIAFWTGALIPLAQALARRTPESGEMLRRFSRTIPFLLAFLIVAGVVLSVIQVRKPAALIETAYGQVLLVKLALLVLLFALAAFNRWRLTEPAAHRDPATTRRLAGFIAVETVVVVLIVGVAAIWRFTPPPRALEIGAVEPTAIHLHSARAMANVQLSPGRAGQVAGSIEVFSKDRQVLTPKEVTLVLSNPSSGIQAIRRSAQRTGEAKWRVDGVAVPLPGTWQVRLDILVSDFELVKLEGKAEIRP; encoded by the coding sequence ATGACCGCCGCACCGAAGATGCGCTTGAACGAAAGCTGGTCTCGCCTGGCTCGCGTGCTGGCTTTTTCGGTACTCGCCTTTTCCGCCTGGTTCTGGCTTGCTGTGGCCGCCTTCGCCCACGCTTCATTCGTCGGATCCAATCCGGCCGGCGATGCCGTCGTTGCGGAAGCGCCTGCGACGTTCTCTTTGACCTTCAGCGAGCCAGTCTCGCCGCTCTCCCTCAGACTGGTCAAGCCGGATGGATCGAGCTTCGGCCTCGAACGCTTCGTGCTGCGCGACCGAACGCTGGAAATCGAGCTTCCGCCAAGCCTCGTCCGGGGAACGCATGTGCTGAGCTGGCGTGTGGTCTCCGAAGATGGCCATCCGGTCGGCGGCTCCGTAGTCTTTTCCATTGGAGCTCCGAGCACGACGCCTGCGGCATCCACCGTGAAAATCGAACGCGACGTCGGTACAGCAATCTGGTTGGCGAAGATCGCCCTTTATCTCGGCCTCTTTCTCGGGATCGGCGGGTCGTTCGCCGTGACGTGGCTCGGACGGGGCGAGCGCTCCGGATCTTTTGCAATCCTTGTACTTCTCGGAATTGCGCTGGTCGCAACGCCGCTGTCTGTGGGATTCCAGGGCATTGATGCACTCGACGTTCCATTTCGGCGCCTCTTGGATCTGGCGATCTGGCAAGCTGGAATGAGCACGAGCTTCGGTCGGACTTCTGTCGTCGCCGCTCTTGCCTTCTTGAGCGCTATCTGCGCGCTTGCCGCGAAAGCTGACCGCGGGCGCCTGCTTTCGCTCATCGCGCTCGTGGGGACTGGTCTGGCGCTTGCGCTGAGCGGCCACGCCAGCTCGGCGGACCCGCAGTGGCTGACGCGGCCGATGGTCTTCCTGCATGGGGTCGGCATCGCTTTCTGGACAGGTGCGCTCATCCCGCTTGCCCAGGCGCTCGCTCGGCGAACCCCGGAGTCCGGCGAGATGCTTCGCCGCTTCTCCAGAACGATCCCGTTCCTTCTCGCCTTCCTGATCGTGGCCGGTGTCGTGCTGAGCGTGATCCAAGTCCGGAAACCGGCTGCATTGATAGAGACTGCCTACGGACAGGTCCTCCTTGTCAAATTGGCCTTGCTCGTCCTGCTCTTCGCACTGGCCGCATTCAATCGCTGGCGGCTGACGGAGCCGGCAGCGCACCGGGACCCGGCGACAACACGGCGGCTGGCAGGGTTCATCGCTGTCGAAACCGTGGTCGTCGTATTGATTGTCGGAGTGGCCGCCATATGGCGGTTCACGCCGCCGCCGCGCGCGCTGGAGATCGGCGCTGTCGAGCCAACGGCCATCCATCTCCACTCAGCCCGAGCCATGGCGAACGTCCAGCTCTCGCCCGGACGTGCAGGGCAGGTCGCCGGCTCCATCGAAGTGTTTAGCAAGGACAGGCAGGTTCTCACGCCCAAGGAGGTCACGCTCGTTCTTTCCAACCCGTCGTCCGGAATCCAGGCGATTCGCCGGTCGGCGCAGCGCACCGGAGAGGCTAAGTGGCGCGTCGACGGGGTCGCCGTCCCCTTGCCTGGGACCTGGCAGGTGCGGCTCGACATTCTGGTCTCCGACTTCGAGCTCGTGAAGCTCGAAGGCAAGGCTGAAATCCGTCCCTGA